A genomic segment from Thermoplasmataceae archaeon encodes:
- a CDS encoding NADH-ubiquinone oxidoreductase-F iron-sulfur binding region domain-containing protein, protein MAFKRANIRQIESFYSFPTESEGTEYCSGTACFVARLNDESTFEAAMRQPTRTYCLGKCYESPASSEKDTVPKVEIKSRTAIVLDNVVKGPMTTVNEYVKSGGFMALRKALKMTPGAIVNEIDRSSLRGRGGAGFPTGKKWASVLAQPSMEKYVVVNADEGDSGAYIDRMIMEYDPFKLIESTIIAGYATGAEVGYIYIRREYPRALEVVTKAVEDSRSVGFVGPGILGSRFNFEIKVVPGMGSYVCGEETALLRSIEGKRPEVSVRPPYPTERGLFGKPTLVNNVETLANIPWIINNGADRFSELGFSRSRGTKAISLNSLFRNPGLYEVELGTTLDEVVNVIGGGLKSGTLKGVIVGGPIAGIIPPSKLGTKIGYEEMRSIGGELGHGGIVAFDHRTSIRELIAHVASFVAYESCGKCTPCRLGSKAVEEIFTERLKGKSWAEKEYDILSDTLLNTSLCGLGSGLGEFLKSATANYHEEVSACFE, encoded by the coding sequence TTGGCATTCAAGCGAGCGAATATCAGGCAGATCGAATCGTTTTACTCGTTTCCGACTGAAAGTGAAGGAACAGAATACTGTTCTGGCACAGCATGTTTTGTCGCAAGGTTAAACGATGAGTCGACTTTTGAAGCTGCAATGAGGCAGCCCACGAGAACCTATTGTCTTGGTAAGTGTTATGAGTCTCCCGCATCTTCCGAGAAAGATACTGTGCCAAAGGTGGAAATAAAATCGCGCACGGCAATCGTCCTGGATAACGTTGTGAAGGGACCGATGACAACGGTGAATGAGTATGTAAAATCCGGTGGATTCATGGCACTCAGGAAAGCACTGAAAATGACTCCCGGGGCCATTGTAAATGAGATTGACAGATCTTCACTGAGGGGGCGGGGAGGGGCTGGATTCCCAACGGGGAAGAAGTGGGCGTCTGTTCTTGCCCAGCCTTCAATGGAGAAATATGTAGTAGTAAACGCTGACGAAGGTGACTCCGGAGCCTACATTGATAGGATGATAATGGAGTATGATCCATTCAAGCTCATAGAATCTACGATAATAGCAGGATACGCCACTGGTGCAGAAGTTGGATATATTTACATCAGAAGGGAGTACCCGCGTGCTTTGGAGGTTGTAACTAAAGCAGTAGAGGACTCAAGATCAGTTGGGTTTGTCGGACCCGGAATTCTTGGTTCTCGTTTTAACTTTGAAATCAAAGTAGTTCCCGGAATGGGCAGTTATGTTTGTGGAGAGGAAACTGCACTGCTCAGATCCATTGAAGGTAAGAGGCCAGAAGTTTCTGTAAGACCGCCCTATCCAACGGAAAGAGGTCTCTTCGGAAAACCCACACTAGTAAATAATGTGGAAACTCTGGCTAATATCCCATGGATTATAAACAACGGCGCAGATCGCTTTTCTGAACTTGGATTCTCAAGGAGCAGGGGGACCAAGGCAATATCCCTCAATTCGCTTTTCAGAAACCCGGGGCTTTATGAGGTTGAACTCGGAACAACACTTGATGAGGTTGTCAACGTGATTGGCGGTGGTCTGAAATCCGGGACATTGAAAGGAGTCATCGTGGGCGGCCCAATTGCCGGCATAATTCCACCATCAAAGCTCGGTACCAAGATTGGATATGAAGAGATGAGATCTATCGGCGGAGAACTCGGACATGGAGGAATAGTGGCCTTTGACCATAGAACATCCATTAGAGAACTGATCGCACACGTTGCATCGTTCGTAGCTTATGAATCCTGTGGCAAATGCACCCCGTGTAGACTAGGCAGCAAAGCGGTCGAGGAGATATTCACGGAACGATTAAAGGGAAAAAGTTGGGCAGAAAAGGAATACGATATCCTTTCCGACACCCTTCTGAACACGAGCCTCTGTGGTTTGGGCAGTGGTCTCGGCGAATTTCTGAAAAGCGCCACAGCGAATTATCACGAGGAGGTGAGCGCGTGTTTCGAGTAA